One stretch of Arachis duranensis cultivar V14167 chromosome 1, aradu.V14167.gnm2.J7QH, whole genome shotgun sequence DNA includes these proteins:
- the LOC107483722 gene encoding 60S ribosomal protein L37a — protein MTKRTKKAGIVGKYGTRYGASLRKQIKKMEVSQHSKFFCEFCGKYAVKRKAVGIWGCKDCGKVKAGGAYTLNTASAVTVRSTIRRLREQTES, from the exons ATG ACTAAGAGAACGAAGAAGGCTGGTATTGTTGGAAAATACG GTACCCGTTATGGAGCTAGTCTGCGTAAGCAGATTAAGAAGATGGAAGTTAGTCAACACAGCAAATTTTTCTGTGAATTTTGCGGAAAG TATGCCGTGAAGAGGAAGGCTGTAGGAATATGGGGATGCAAGGACTGTGGTAAAGTGAAAGCTGGTGGCGCCTACACTTTGAA TACCGCTAGTGCCGTGACCGTGCGGAGCACAATTAGAAGGTTGAGGGAACAAACTGAGAGTTAA